The DNA segment TCGACCTGACCGCCCGAGGGACGCTGCTGGGGAGTGTCGCGCTAGCGGGGAGCGACCGTGCGGAGTTCAGCGAGCTGCCCCCCGGCGAGAAGTTGCTGGAGGTGTGGCTCCCTCAGAACCAGGCGCTGCGACTCACCGGCTTCGAACTGGAGGAGGGCGCGACCCTGGCGCCACGCATCGAGGAGCGGAGTCGCCGCTGGATCACCTACGGCAGCTCCATCACCCAGTGTCAGGGGGCCGACTCCCCGGCACGGACCTGGCCCGCTCTCGTAGCCCGCAAGGCCAATCTCAACCTCACCTGCCTGGGCTTCTCCGGGCAGTGCCATATCGAACCGATGCTCGCCAGGCTCATCCGCGACCAGCCGGCCGACCTGATCTCGCTCTGCCTCGGGATCAACGTACAGGGGGGCTCCTCGCTCAGCATGCGCACCTTCCGGCCTGCCGTCCTCGGCTTCGCCAGTATCGTCCGCGAGCGCCACAGGAGCGCGCCGCTGGCGCTCATCTCACCGATCTACTCGCCCGAACGGGAGAGCACAGCCAACGCCGCCGGCCTCACGCTGGAGATCATGCGCGAGGAGATCCGGGCCGCCGTGGAGGCGCTCCGCGGCCTGGGCGACGAGCACGTCTACTACGTCGACGGCCTGGAACTGCTGGGCGAAGAGGAGGATCATCTGCTGCCCGACCACCTCCATCCGAACCAGCAAGGCTACGAACTGATGGCGGAACGTTTCCTCGAAAAGGTCCTCCCGAGACTGACCTAGCACCAGACCTTGCCCCCATTAGGCCGAGGTAAGGCCGCCGTTAGGCCGCGAACGCCCGCTAGCGGCCCCTCTCGAACCGTCACCAACAGCCACTACCGGCGGCAACCGTTTCTCGGTAACATAACGGCGATACCTTTAACGACAGGCCCTCCAGCCCCTGCGCCGTCAATCCCTCCGCCGAGGTCGCCTGGGGAGGAGGTGGCGTTGCGTTAGTCGGGAGTGACGACCGGCAGCGTTTGCCGTGTCGGGCAGGACCAGGGCGCCCGGAAGGGCGCGCAGCAGAGGGGCCCGAACCGCGAGGCGTCCTCACTGCCAGAGGAGAACTGCTCATGCGCACGAACGATCCCCTACGGCTTCCCCTGACGATCGCCGCCGCCTACGTTCTGATAGCCGGTGTAGTGCTGCTCTTCCCATCGGTATCCCAGGCCGTCTTCGGCCGCACCACCCTGGACCCGGCCGTCGAGACGCTATACGGCGTCGCTCTCGTCAACATCGGCGCCATCTACGCTGTGCTGGTCGGCCAGAAGCAGCGCTCGAGCTCGCTCGTCTGGATCCAGATCGGCGGCCTGTTGCTGGCCGCGGTGGTGATGGTGCTCTACTGGTCGATGGGCGACTTCTCGGCCCGCACCATCCTCGTTCCCATCCTCCTCAACCTG comes from the Trueperaceae bacterium genome and includes:
- a CDS encoding SGNH/GDSL hydrolase family protein, which encodes MTTFVRPDDSRLAWPGAISLKRTSEWVAPWRLPVESLQLYPFEELHEQAEKPAGVRVTFRSNARSLICHFQPVPADSPARLDLTARGTLLGSVALAGSDRAEFSELPPGEKLLEVWLPQNQALRLTGFELEEGATLAPRIEERSRRWITYGSSITQCQGADSPARTWPALVARKANLNLTCLGFSGQCHIEPMLARLIRDQPADLISLCLGINVQGGSSLSMRTFRPAVLGFASIVRERHRSAPLALISPIYSPERESTANAAGLTLEIMREEIRAAVEALRGLGDEHVYYVDGLELLGEEEDHLLPDHLHPNQQGYELMAERFLEKVLPRLT